One Bombus vancouverensis nearcticus chromosome 7, iyBomVanc1_principal, whole genome shotgun sequence DNA window includes the following coding sequences:
- the Tm1 gene encoding tropomyosin 1 isoform X8 has translation MEPALTTTTRRRGHQHHPRYTTRRRIDVSSRGPAQCGPADIVKDTPTGNNETPTTTTSSRLDEKSTVIGTECSTAVTVPTIVGPRWLQDPTATTVSSKDVNKITYKLEDDDREDIRHRLAQCSLDVLNERREQFVLDRNENESCDSHDTEQPSTDKPRLRPRGIEICKNESDNETRSKETSPEPEHAVARARGDGNSDDESTNVEEDPELAELAKLRCPSERTEVQAEREARRRKRCADYPGLAFGWSIFSSDTMMKFGLIRNELQNIMGNQLKRAESEVAALNRRIQLLEEDLERSEERLATATAKLAEASQAADESERARKILENRSLADEERMDALENQLKEARFLAEEADKKYDEVARKLAMVEADLERAEERAEAGESKIVELEEELRVVGNNLKSLEVSEEKATQREETFVGQVKILDSQLKEAEARAEFAERSVQKLQKEVDRLEDVVVNERCKYKAIADEMDQTFADLAGY, from the exons ATGGAACCAGCTCTTACGACGACCACGAGACGTCGCGGTCATCAACATCATCCGCGGTACACTACGCGTCGACGTATCGATGTCTCCAGCAGAGGACCCGCGCAGTGTGGCCCTGCTGATATCGTTAAAGATACGCCGACTGGTAACAACGAAACGCCAACGACTACAACGTCATCGAGACTCGATGAAAAAAGCACTGTCATTGGTACGGAGTGTTCGACCGCGGTGACAGTACCCACGATCGTCGGCCCGAGGTGGCTCCAAGATCCGACGGCCACTACTGTATCCTCAAAAGACGTCAACAAGATAACGTACAAGCTCGAAGATGATGACAGAGAGGACATCCGACACAGGCTCGCGCAGTGTAGCCTGGATGTCCTCAATGAACGACGCGAACAGTTTGTTCTTGATAGAAACGAGAACGAGAGCTGTGACAGCCACGATACGGAACAACCATCAACTGATAAGCCTCGATTAAGGCCACGTGGGATCGAGATATGCAAAAACGAGTCCGACAACGAGACGAGGAGCAAAGAAACTTCACCGGAGCCTGAGCACGCGGTCGCGAGGGCTCGCGGTGACGGGAACTCTGACGACGAGTCGACCAACGTCGAGGAGGACCCTGAACTTGCTGAGCTTGCCAAGCTTAGATGTCCTAGCGAAAGGACCGAGGTGCAAGCTGAAAGGGaagcaagaagaagaaagagatgcGCCGATTATCCTGGATTAGCTTTCGGATGGTCCATATTCTCCAGCGACACGATGATGAAATTCGGTCTCATAAGGAACGAATTGCAGAATATTATGGGGAACCAGCTTAAACGG GCTGAGTCCGAAGTAGCCGCTCTGAATCGTCGTATCCAATTGTTGGAGGAGGACCTCGAGAGATCGGAGGAACGCCTCGCAACGGCCACTGCTAAATTGGCAGAGGCGTCGCAAGCTGCGGATGAGAGCGAACG AGCCCGCAAGATTCTCGAGAATCGCAGCTTGGCCGATGAAGAGCGTATGGACGCCCTCGAAAATCAGCTGAAGGAGGCCAGGTTCCTCGCTGAAGAAGCTGACAAGAAATACGATGAG GTCGCCCGTAAATTGGCCATGGTTGAGGCCGATCTAGAACGTGCTGAGGAACGTGCCGAGGCCGGAGAGTC gAAGATCGTCGAGCTTGAAGAAGAGCTGCGCGTAGTTGGCAACAACCTGAAATCCCTCGAGGTTTCCGAAGAGAAG GCGACGCAAAGAGAGGAGACTTTCGTGGGCCAGGTGAAGATTCTGGATAGTCAATTAAAAGAG GCTGAAGCTCGTGCCGAGTTCGCAGAAAGATCCGTGCAGAAATTGCAGAAGGAGGTCGACAGGCTCGAAG
- the Tm1 gene encoding tropomyosin 1 isoform X4: MEPALTTTTRRRGHQHHPRYTTRRRIDVSSRGPAQCGPADIVKDTPTGNNETPTTTTSSRLDEKSTVIGTECSTAVTVPTIVGPRWLQDPTATTVSSKDVNKITYKLEDDDREDIRHRLAQCSLDVLNERREQFVLDRNENESCDSHDTEQPSTDKPRLRPRGIEICKNESDNETRSKETSPEPEHAVARARGDGNSDDESTNVEEDPELAELAKLRCPSERTEVQAEREARRRKRCADYPGLAFGWSIFSSDTMMKFGLIRNELQNIMGNQLKRAESEVAALNRRIQLLEEDLERSEERLATATAKLAEASQAADESERIRKALENRTNMEDDRVSLLEQQLAQAKLIAEEADKKYEEVARKLVMMEQDLERAEEKAELSEGKIVELEEELRVVGNNLKSLEVSEEKATQREETFVGQVKILDSQLKEAEARAEFAERSVQKLQKEVDRLEDELVHEKEKYKYICDDLDLTFTELIEKN; encoded by the exons ATGGAACCAGCTCTTACGACGACCACGAGACGTCGCGGTCATCAACATCATCCGCGGTACACTACGCGTCGACGTATCGATGTCTCCAGCAGAGGACCCGCGCAGTGTGGCCCTGCTGATATCGTTAAAGATACGCCGACTGGTAACAACGAAACGCCAACGACTACAACGTCATCGAGACTCGATGAAAAAAGCACTGTCATTGGTACGGAGTGTTCGACCGCGGTGACAGTACCCACGATCGTCGGCCCGAGGTGGCTCCAAGATCCGACGGCCACTACTGTATCCTCAAAAGACGTCAACAAGATAACGTACAAGCTCGAAGATGATGACAGAGAGGACATCCGACACAGGCTCGCGCAGTGTAGCCTGGATGTCCTCAATGAACGACGCGAACAGTTTGTTCTTGATAGAAACGAGAACGAGAGCTGTGACAGCCACGATACGGAACAACCATCAACTGATAAGCCTCGATTAAGGCCACGTGGGATCGAGATATGCAAAAACGAGTCCGACAACGAGACGAGGAGCAAAGAAACTTCACCGGAGCCTGAGCACGCGGTCGCGAGGGCTCGCGGTGACGGGAACTCTGACGACGAGTCGACCAACGTCGAGGAGGACCCTGAACTTGCTGAGCTTGCCAAGCTTAGATGTCCTAGCGAAAGGACCGAGGTGCAAGCTGAAAGGGaagcaagaagaagaaagagatgcGCCGATTATCCTGGATTAGCTTTCGGATGGTCCATATTCTCCAGCGACACGATGATGAAATTCGGTCTCATAAGGAACGAATTGCAGAATATTATGGGGAACCAGCTTAAACGG GCTGAGTCCGAAGTAGCCGCTCTGAATCGTCGTATCCAATTGTTGGAGGAGGACCTCGAGAGATCGGAGGAACGCCTCGCAACGGCCACTGCTAAATTGGCAGAGGCGTCGCAAGCTGCGGATGAGAGCGAACG GATACGCAAGGCACTCGAAAACCGTACCAATATGGAAGATGACCGAGTATCCCTGTTGGAGCAACAGCTAGCACAGGCTAAACTGATCGCCGAGGAGGCGGATAAAAAATACGAGGAG GTTGCCAGAAAACTAGTCATGATGGAGCAGGATCTTGAGCGCGCCGAGGAAAAGGCAGAACTTTCGGAAGG gAAGATCGTCGAGCTTGAAGAAGAGCTGCGCGTAGTTGGCAACAACCTGAAATCCCTCGAGGTTTCCGAAGAGAAG GCGACGCAAAGAGAGGAGACTTTCGTGGGCCAGGTGAAGATTCTGGATAGTCAATTAAAAGAG GCTGAAGCTCGTGCCGAGTTCGCAGAAAGATCCGTGCAGAAATTGCAGAAGGAGGTCGACAGGCTCGAAG
- the Tm1 gene encoding tropomyosin 1 isoform X13 translates to MDAIKKKMQGMKLEKDNAMDRALLCEQQARDANARAEKAEEEARALQKKIQTIENELDQTQEALMQVNAKLEEKDKALQNAESEVAALNRRIQLLEEDLERSEERLATATAKLAEASQAADESERIRKALENRTNMEDDRVSLLEQQLAQAKLIAEEADKKYEEVARKLVMMEQDLERAEEKAELSEGKIVELEEELRVVGNNLKSLEVSEEKATQREETFVGQVKILDSQLKEAEARAEFAERSVQKLQKEVDRLEDELVHEKEKYKYICDDLDLTFTELIEKN, encoded by the exons ATGGACGCGATCAAGAAGAAGATGCAGGGAATGAAGCTGGAGAAGGACAACGCGATGGATCGCGCGTTGCTCTGTGAACAGCAAGCTCGTGATGCAAATGCGCGAGCAGAAAAG GCCGAGGAAGAGGCGCGCGCCCTGCAGAAGAAGATCCAGACCATTGAAAACGAACTCGATCAAACTCAAGAGGCTCTTATGCAGGTCAATGCTAAACTTGAAGAGAAAGACAAGGCGCTGCAGAAC GCTGAGTCCGAAGTAGCCGCTCTGAATCGTCGTATCCAATTGTTGGAGGAGGACCTCGAGAGATCGGAGGAACGCCTCGCAACGGCCACTGCTAAATTGGCAGAGGCGTCGCAAGCTGCGGATGAGAGCGAACG GATACGCAAGGCACTCGAAAACCGTACCAATATGGAAGATGACCGAGTATCCCTGTTGGAGCAACAGCTAGCACAGGCTAAACTGATCGCCGAGGAGGCGGATAAAAAATACGAGGAG GTTGCCAGAAAACTAGTCATGATGGAGCAGGATCTTGAGCGCGCCGAGGAAAAGGCAGAACTTTCGGAAGG gAAGATCGTCGAGCTTGAAGAAGAGCTGCGCGTAGTTGGCAACAACCTGAAATCCCTCGAGGTTTCCGAAGAGAAG GCGACGCAAAGAGAGGAGACTTTCGTGGGCCAGGTGAAGATTCTGGATAGTCAATTAAAAGAG GCTGAAGCTCGTGCCGAGTTCGCAGAAAGATCCGTGCAGAAATTGCAGAAGGAGGTCGACAGGCTCGAAG
- the Tm1 gene encoding tropomyosin 1 isoform X6, with translation MEPALTTTTRRRGHQHHPRYTTRRRIDVSSRGPAQCGPADIVKDTPTGNNETPTTTTSSRLDEKSTVIGTECSTAVTVPTIVGPRWLQDPTATTVSSKDVNKITYKLEDDDREDIRHRLAQCSLDVLNERREQFVLDRNENESCDSHDTEQPSTDKPRLRPRGIEICKNESDNETRSKETSPEPEHAVARARGDGNSDDESTNVEEDPELAELAKLRCPSERTEVQAEREARRRKRCADYPGLAFGWSIFSSDTMMKFGLIRNELQNIMGNQLKRAESEVAALNRRIQLLEEDLERSEERLATATAKLAEASQAADESERARKILENRSLADEERMDALENQLKEARFLAEEADKKYDEVARKLAMVEADLERAEERAEAGESKIVELEEELRVVGNNLKSLEVSEEKANQREEEYKNQIKTLTSRLKEAEARAEFAERSVQKLQKEVDRLEDVVVNERCKYKAIADEMDQTFADLAGY, from the exons ATGGAACCAGCTCTTACGACGACCACGAGACGTCGCGGTCATCAACATCATCCGCGGTACACTACGCGTCGACGTATCGATGTCTCCAGCAGAGGACCCGCGCAGTGTGGCCCTGCTGATATCGTTAAAGATACGCCGACTGGTAACAACGAAACGCCAACGACTACAACGTCATCGAGACTCGATGAAAAAAGCACTGTCATTGGTACGGAGTGTTCGACCGCGGTGACAGTACCCACGATCGTCGGCCCGAGGTGGCTCCAAGATCCGACGGCCACTACTGTATCCTCAAAAGACGTCAACAAGATAACGTACAAGCTCGAAGATGATGACAGAGAGGACATCCGACACAGGCTCGCGCAGTGTAGCCTGGATGTCCTCAATGAACGACGCGAACAGTTTGTTCTTGATAGAAACGAGAACGAGAGCTGTGACAGCCACGATACGGAACAACCATCAACTGATAAGCCTCGATTAAGGCCACGTGGGATCGAGATATGCAAAAACGAGTCCGACAACGAGACGAGGAGCAAAGAAACTTCACCGGAGCCTGAGCACGCGGTCGCGAGGGCTCGCGGTGACGGGAACTCTGACGACGAGTCGACCAACGTCGAGGAGGACCCTGAACTTGCTGAGCTTGCCAAGCTTAGATGTCCTAGCGAAAGGACCGAGGTGCAAGCTGAAAGGGaagcaagaagaagaaagagatgcGCCGATTATCCTGGATTAGCTTTCGGATGGTCCATATTCTCCAGCGACACGATGATGAAATTCGGTCTCATAAGGAACGAATTGCAGAATATTATGGGGAACCAGCTTAAACGG GCTGAGTCCGAAGTAGCCGCTCTGAATCGTCGTATCCAATTGTTGGAGGAGGACCTCGAGAGATCGGAGGAACGCCTCGCAACGGCCACTGCTAAATTGGCAGAGGCGTCGCAAGCTGCGGATGAGAGCGAACG AGCCCGCAAGATTCTCGAGAATCGCAGCTTGGCCGATGAAGAGCGTATGGACGCCCTCGAAAATCAGCTGAAGGAGGCCAGGTTCCTCGCTGAAGAAGCTGACAAGAAATACGATGAG GTCGCCCGTAAATTGGCCATGGTTGAGGCCGATCTAGAACGTGCTGAGGAACGTGCCGAGGCCGGAGAGTC gAAGATCGTCGAGCTTGAAGAAGAGCTGCGCGTAGTTGGCAACAACCTGAAATCCCTCGAGGTTTCCGAAGAGAAG GCCAACCAGCGTGAAGAGGAGTACAAGAACCAAATTAAGACTCTTACCTCTCGCCTGAAGGAG GCTGAAGCTCGTGCCGAGTTCGCAGAAAGATCCGTGCAGAAATTGCAGAAGGAGGTCGACAGGCTCGAAG
- the Tm1 gene encoding tropomyosin 1 isoform X11, giving the protein MDAIKKKMQGMKLEKDNAMDRALLCEQQARDANARAEKAEEEARALQKKIQTIENELDQTQEALMQVNAKLEEKDKALQNAESEVAALNRRIQLLEEDLERSEERLATATAKLAEASQAADESERARKILENRSLADEERMDALENQLKEARFLAEEADKKYDEVARKLAMVEADLERAEERAEAGESKIVELEEELRVVGNNLKSLEVSEEKATQREETFVGQVKILDSQLKEAEARAEFAERSVQKLQKEVDRLEDELVHEKEKYKYICDDLDLTFTELIEKN; this is encoded by the exons ATGGACGCGATCAAGAAGAAGATGCAGGGAATGAAGCTGGAGAAGGACAACGCGATGGATCGCGCGTTGCTCTGTGAACAGCAAGCTCGTGATGCAAATGCGCGAGCAGAAAAG GCCGAGGAAGAGGCGCGCGCCCTGCAGAAGAAGATCCAGACCATTGAAAACGAACTCGATCAAACTCAAGAGGCTCTTATGCAGGTCAATGCTAAACTTGAAGAGAAAGACAAGGCGCTGCAGAAC GCTGAGTCCGAAGTAGCCGCTCTGAATCGTCGTATCCAATTGTTGGAGGAGGACCTCGAGAGATCGGAGGAACGCCTCGCAACGGCCACTGCTAAATTGGCAGAGGCGTCGCAAGCTGCGGATGAGAGCGAACG AGCCCGCAAGATTCTCGAGAATCGCAGCTTGGCCGATGAAGAGCGTATGGACGCCCTCGAAAATCAGCTGAAGGAGGCCAGGTTCCTCGCTGAAGAAGCTGACAAGAAATACGATGAG GTCGCCCGTAAATTGGCCATGGTTGAGGCCGATCTAGAACGTGCTGAGGAACGTGCCGAGGCCGGAGAGTC gAAGATCGTCGAGCTTGAAGAAGAGCTGCGCGTAGTTGGCAACAACCTGAAATCCCTCGAGGTTTCCGAAGAGAAG GCGACGCAAAGAGAGGAGACTTTCGTGGGCCAGGTGAAGATTCTGGATAGTCAATTAAAAGAG GCTGAAGCTCGTGCCGAGTTCGCAGAAAGATCCGTGCAGAAATTGCAGAAGGAGGTCGACAGGCTCGAAG
- the Tm1 gene encoding tropomyosin 1 isoform X12 encodes MDAIKKKMQGMKLEKDNAMDRALLCEQQARDANARAEKAEEEARALQKKIQTIENELDQTQEALMQVNAKLEEKDKALQNAESEVAALNRRIQLLEEDLERSEERLATATAKLAEASQAADESERIRKALENRTNMEDDRVSLLEQQLAQAKLIAEEADKKYEEVARKLVMMEQDLERAEEKAELSEGKIVELEEELRVVGNNLKSLEVSEEKANQREEEYKNQIKTLTSRLKEAEARAEFAERSVQKLQKEVDRLEDELVHEKEKYKYICDDLDLTFTELIEKN; translated from the exons ATGGACGCGATCAAGAAGAAGATGCAGGGAATGAAGCTGGAGAAGGACAACGCGATGGATCGCGCGTTGCTCTGTGAACAGCAAGCTCGTGATGCAAATGCGCGAGCAGAAAAG GCCGAGGAAGAGGCGCGCGCCCTGCAGAAGAAGATCCAGACCATTGAAAACGAACTCGATCAAACTCAAGAGGCTCTTATGCAGGTCAATGCTAAACTTGAAGAGAAAGACAAGGCGCTGCAGAAC GCTGAGTCCGAAGTAGCCGCTCTGAATCGTCGTATCCAATTGTTGGAGGAGGACCTCGAGAGATCGGAGGAACGCCTCGCAACGGCCACTGCTAAATTGGCAGAGGCGTCGCAAGCTGCGGATGAGAGCGAACG GATACGCAAGGCACTCGAAAACCGTACCAATATGGAAGATGACCGAGTATCCCTGTTGGAGCAACAGCTAGCACAGGCTAAACTGATCGCCGAGGAGGCGGATAAAAAATACGAGGAG GTTGCCAGAAAACTAGTCATGATGGAGCAGGATCTTGAGCGCGCCGAGGAAAAGGCAGAACTTTCGGAAGG gAAGATCGTCGAGCTTGAAGAAGAGCTGCGCGTAGTTGGCAACAACCTGAAATCCCTCGAGGTTTCCGAAGAGAAG GCCAACCAGCGTGAAGAGGAGTACAAGAACCAAATTAAGACTCTTACCTCTCGCCTGAAGGAG GCTGAAGCTCGTGCCGAGTTCGCAGAAAGATCCGTGCAGAAATTGCAGAAGGAGGTCGACAGGCTCGAAG
- the Tm1 gene encoding tropomyosin 1 isoform X3 produces the protein MEPALTTTTRRRGHQHHPRYTTRRRIDVSSRGPAQCGPADIVKDTPTGNNETPTTTTSSRLDEKSTVIGTECSTAVTVPTIVGPRWLQDPTATTVSSKDVNKITYKLEDDDREDIRHRLAQCSLDVLNERREQFVLDRNENESCDSHDTEQPSTDKPRLRPRGIEICKNESDNETRSKETSPEPEHAVARARGDGNSDDESTNVEEDPELAELAKLRCPSERTEVQAEREARRRKRCADYPGLAFGWSIFSSDTMMKFGLIRNELQNIMGNQLKRAESEVAALNRRIQLLEEDLERSEERLATATAKLAEASQAADESERIRKALENRTNMEDDRVSLLEQQLAQAKLIAEEADKKYEEVARKLVMMEQDLERAEEKAELSEGKIVELEEELRVVGNNLKSLEVSEEKANQREEEYKNQIKTLTSRLKEAEARAEFAERSVQKLQKEVDRLEDELVHEKEKYKYICDDLDLTFTELIEKN, from the exons ATGGAACCAGCTCTTACGACGACCACGAGACGTCGCGGTCATCAACATCATCCGCGGTACACTACGCGTCGACGTATCGATGTCTCCAGCAGAGGACCCGCGCAGTGTGGCCCTGCTGATATCGTTAAAGATACGCCGACTGGTAACAACGAAACGCCAACGACTACAACGTCATCGAGACTCGATGAAAAAAGCACTGTCATTGGTACGGAGTGTTCGACCGCGGTGACAGTACCCACGATCGTCGGCCCGAGGTGGCTCCAAGATCCGACGGCCACTACTGTATCCTCAAAAGACGTCAACAAGATAACGTACAAGCTCGAAGATGATGACAGAGAGGACATCCGACACAGGCTCGCGCAGTGTAGCCTGGATGTCCTCAATGAACGACGCGAACAGTTTGTTCTTGATAGAAACGAGAACGAGAGCTGTGACAGCCACGATACGGAACAACCATCAACTGATAAGCCTCGATTAAGGCCACGTGGGATCGAGATATGCAAAAACGAGTCCGACAACGAGACGAGGAGCAAAGAAACTTCACCGGAGCCTGAGCACGCGGTCGCGAGGGCTCGCGGTGACGGGAACTCTGACGACGAGTCGACCAACGTCGAGGAGGACCCTGAACTTGCTGAGCTTGCCAAGCTTAGATGTCCTAGCGAAAGGACCGAGGTGCAAGCTGAAAGGGaagcaagaagaagaaagagatgcGCCGATTATCCTGGATTAGCTTTCGGATGGTCCATATTCTCCAGCGACACGATGATGAAATTCGGTCTCATAAGGAACGAATTGCAGAATATTATGGGGAACCAGCTTAAACGG GCTGAGTCCGAAGTAGCCGCTCTGAATCGTCGTATCCAATTGTTGGAGGAGGACCTCGAGAGATCGGAGGAACGCCTCGCAACGGCCACTGCTAAATTGGCAGAGGCGTCGCAAGCTGCGGATGAGAGCGAACG GATACGCAAGGCACTCGAAAACCGTACCAATATGGAAGATGACCGAGTATCCCTGTTGGAGCAACAGCTAGCACAGGCTAAACTGATCGCCGAGGAGGCGGATAAAAAATACGAGGAG GTTGCCAGAAAACTAGTCATGATGGAGCAGGATCTTGAGCGCGCCGAGGAAAAGGCAGAACTTTCGGAAGG gAAGATCGTCGAGCTTGAAGAAGAGCTGCGCGTAGTTGGCAACAACCTGAAATCCCTCGAGGTTTCCGAAGAGAAG GCCAACCAGCGTGAAGAGGAGTACAAGAACCAAATTAAGACTCTTACCTCTCGCCTGAAGGAG GCTGAAGCTCGTGCCGAGTTCGCAGAAAGATCCGTGCAGAAATTGCAGAAGGAGGTCGACAGGCTCGAAG
- the Tm1 gene encoding tropomyosin 1 isoform X14 has product MDAIKKKMQGMKLEKDNAMDRALLCEQQARDANARAEKAEEEARALQKKIQTIENELDQTQEALMQVNAKLEEKDKALQNAESEVAALNRRIQLLEEDLERSEERLATATAKLAEASQAADESERARKILENRSLADEERMDALENQLKEARFLAEEADKKYDEVARKLAMVEADLERAEERAEAGESKIVELEEELRVVGNNLKSLEVSEEKANQREEEYKNQIKTLTSRLKEAEARAEFAERSVQKLQKEVDRLEDVVVNERCKYKAIADEMDQTFADLAGY; this is encoded by the exons ATGGACGCGATCAAGAAGAAGATGCAGGGAATGAAGCTGGAGAAGGACAACGCGATGGATCGCGCGTTGCTCTGTGAACAGCAAGCTCGTGATGCAAATGCGCGAGCAGAAAAG GCCGAGGAAGAGGCGCGCGCCCTGCAGAAGAAGATCCAGACCATTGAAAACGAACTCGATCAAACTCAAGAGGCTCTTATGCAGGTCAATGCTAAACTTGAAGAGAAAGACAAGGCGCTGCAGAAC GCTGAGTCCGAAGTAGCCGCTCTGAATCGTCGTATCCAATTGTTGGAGGAGGACCTCGAGAGATCGGAGGAACGCCTCGCAACGGCCACTGCTAAATTGGCAGAGGCGTCGCAAGCTGCGGATGAGAGCGAACG AGCCCGCAAGATTCTCGAGAATCGCAGCTTGGCCGATGAAGAGCGTATGGACGCCCTCGAAAATCAGCTGAAGGAGGCCAGGTTCCTCGCTGAAGAAGCTGACAAGAAATACGATGAG GTCGCCCGTAAATTGGCCATGGTTGAGGCCGATCTAGAACGTGCTGAGGAACGTGCCGAGGCCGGAGAGTC gAAGATCGTCGAGCTTGAAGAAGAGCTGCGCGTAGTTGGCAACAACCTGAAATCCCTCGAGGTTTCCGAAGAGAAG GCCAACCAGCGTGAAGAGGAGTACAAGAACCAAATTAAGACTCTTACCTCTCGCCTGAAGGAG GCTGAAGCTCGTGCCGAGTTCGCAGAAAGATCCGTGCAGAAATTGCAGAAGGAGGTCGACAGGCTCGAAG